A single region of the Triticum dicoccoides isolate Atlit2015 ecotype Zavitan chromosome 2B, WEW_v2.0, whole genome shotgun sequence genome encodes:
- the LOC119365131 gene encoding uncharacterized metal-dependent hydrolase BUsg_343-like, with protein MAQAPGRAASSMRLFDAHCHLQDPRIAAAAPALIRAATASGVGRFAVNGTSEKDWHLVKQMAQEHPAVIPCFGLHPWWVPERSPDWMDSLRQFFSETPEAAVGETGLDKGSHGKTIDFREQVEVFQRQLELAKELEKPVSVHCVRTFGDLLEILKRTGPFPAGVLLHSYLGSAEMVPGLANLGCYFSLSGFLTGMKSTKAKKMLKAIPLDRILLETDAPDAVPKLDNVSLVTVPVDISNADIEKFHGDSTSSKESLNHPANIHIVLKYVASLLEMPEAELAEASYRNATKLFSYPGSKVHPEAETV; from the exons ATGGCTCAGGCTCCAGgccgcgccgcctcctccatgCGGCTCTTCGACGCGCACTGCCACCTGCAGGACCCCCgcatcgcggcggccgcccccgccCTCATACGCGCCGCCACAGCCTCCGGCGTCGGCCGGTTCGCGGTCAACGGCACCTCCGAG AAAGACTGGCACCTGGTGAAGCAGATGGCCCAGGAGCACCCGGCTGTCATCCCCTGCTTCGGCCTCCACCCATG GTGGGTGCCGGAGAGGTCGCCTGATTGGATGGATTCGCTCCGGCAGTTCTTCTCGGAGACCCCAGAGGCGGCTGTTGGAGAG ACTGGTCTCGACAAGGGATCGCATGGAAAAACTATTGACTTCAGAGAACAG GTTGAAGTATTCCAACGACAACTTGAACTTGCTAAGGAATTGGAGAAACCTGTTTCTGTTCATTGTGTACGTACCTTCGGCGATCTTCTGGAAATACTAAA GCGTACTGGGCCTTTCCCAGCAGGTGTGCTGTTGCATTCTTATCTGGGGTCTGCAGAAATGGTGCCCGGCCTTGCAAATTTAGGTTGTTACTTTTCGTTGTCTGGTTTCCTTACAGGCATGAAATCTACTAAGGCAAAGAAAATGCTCAAAGCA ATACCCTTGGACAGGATTCTGTTAGAGACAGATGCACCAGATGCAGTACCAAAGTTGGACAATGTTTCTCTAGTTACAGTCCCTGTGGACATTTCAAATGCAGATATTGAAAAGTTCCACGGCGATTCTACCTCTTCAAAAGAATCCTTGAATCATCCAGCTAACATCCACATT GTTTTGAAGTATGTGGCATCACTGCTTGAAATGCCGGAAGCAGAACTCGCCGAGGCGAGCTACAGGAACGCCACCAAACTGTTCTCCTACCCTGGATCCAAAGTTCATCCCGAAGCTGAAACTGTGTGA